One region of Armigeres subalbatus isolate Guangzhou_Male chromosome 3, GZ_Asu_2, whole genome shotgun sequence genomic DNA includes:
- the LOC134222523 gene encoding uncharacterized protein LOC134222523, whose amino-acid sequence MTFGRTALSPTSGSDSHMTGRDSSKFRPISLTSCARKIMKRMVSRPLRGKLEADGRFGFQQHAFRPGYGTSTYFASLGSVLQSAYNEAKHVDLVSMDIAKAFSRTWTPMVLNKLQEWGTTDNMLAFIKNLLTGTTFTVLIGDSASGEYAEETGVPKGRLLWSPSS is encoded by the coding sequence ATGACATTTGGGAGAACCGCACTTTCCCCGACGAGTGGTAGTGATAGTCACATGACGGGTCGGGATTCCTCCAAGTTTCGACCGATCTCCCTCACCTCCTGTGCCCGTAAGATCATGAAGAGGATGGTCAGCCGCCCGCTCCGTGGAAAATTGGAAGCAGATGGAAGATTCGGCTTCCAACAGCACGCCTTTCGCCCAGGTTATGGCACCAGCACATACTTTGCCAGCCTGGGTAGTGTGCTGCAGAGCGCGTATAACGAAGCCAAGCATGTTGACCTGGTTTCGATGGACATTGCCAAAGCCTTCAGCAGGACCTGGACACCCATGGTCCTCAACAAATTACAAGAATGGGGCACCACTGACAACATGCTTGCCTTTATCAAAAACTTATTGACCGGTACAACCTTTACGGTCCTCATTGGTGACTCTGCATCCGGAGAGTATGCCGAGGAAACTGGGGTCCCCAAGGGTCGGCTCTTGTGGTCACCCTCTTCCTGA